One segment of Ziziphus jujuba cultivar Dongzao chromosome 12, ASM3175591v1 DNA contains the following:
- the LOC107428742 gene encoding WAT1-related protein At5g40210 isoform X1: protein MKGLGTTVVMVVIECLDVLLHTLTKSAINTGMSEFVYVFCSNALCFFFLLICSFFYYRMWTYLTLTYLVIGKMFLVGLLVIGKMFLVGLLSCTSQILKHVRTDLSCPTLATAISDLTPAFAFIIPIIWRKKDLDLTKKSSQAKSLGTIISIAGALIVTLYGVRLTSASPLPGKFLDQLLFSVQSKWVIAGFILLLQSFFHALTFVVQSSVMREYSEELIATLTDYPAEYPAELFATMREYPAELIATLSAYPAELIATMRKYLAELIATLFCCISMTIISAIVALIAERSNPDAWQIKSNIELIAIGFNAFGKAVHLSAVRKKGPIYRAAFKPLRPVIAFIFGIIFQGETIYLGRVIGGAIASGGVFAVVIWGKAQEDEEDMGKAQEDEEDMGKAQEDEEDMHQRRPKPASYSRKRQSSPGTTTLHERLLSLKYEYDSYK, encoded by the exons atgaaagggCTGGGAACAACAGTGGTGATGGTGGTGATAGAGTGCCTGGATGTTCTATTGCACACCTTAACCAAATCTGCTATAAACACTGGGATGAGTGAATTTGTCTATGTTTTTTGCTCCAACGCCCTCtgtttcttcttcctccttattTGTTCCTTCTTCTATTACAG AATGTGGACTTACTTAACACTCACGTACCTCGTCATCGGCAAAATGTTTCTGGTTGGCTTGCTCGTCATCGGCAAAATGTTTCTGGTTGGCTTGCTCag TTGTACTTCTCAGATACTAAAGCATGTTAGAACAGACCTCAGCTGTCCCACTTTGGCAACAGCAATATCTGATCTCACACCAGCTTTTGCCTTCATCATTCCTATCATTtggag GAAGAAAGATTTAGACTTGACAAAGAAGAGTAGTCAAGCAAAGAGTCTTGGCACCATAATTTCAATAGCAGGGGCATTAATTGTAACTTTATATGGCGTACGTCTTACAAGTGCTTCTCCTCTGCCTGGGAAATTCCTCGATCAGCTTCTTTTCTCAGTTCAATCTAAATGGGTTATTGCGGGTTTTATACTTTTATTGCAGAGCTTTTTCCATGCACTTACTTTTGTAGTACag AGTTCGGTTATGAGGGAGTACTCTGAAGAGCTAATTGCAACCCTGACGGACTACCCTGCGGAGTACCCTGCAGAGCTATTTGCAACCATGAGGGAGTACCCTGCAGAGCTAATTGCAACCCTGAGTGCGTACCCTGCAGAGCTGATTGCAACCATGAGAAAGTACCTTGCAGAGCTAATTGCAACCCTGTTTTGTTGTATCTCTATGACCATAATATCTGCAATAGTAGCTCTGATTGCTGAGAGATCAAACCCAGATGCTTGGCAAATCAAGTCCAATATAGAGCTTATTGCGATTGGGTTTAAT GCATTTGGAAAAGCTGTTCATTTATCGGCGGTCCGCAAGAAGGGCCCCATATATCGTGCCGCGTTTAAACCACTTAGACCTGTCATTGCATTCATCTTTGGGATTATTTTTCAAGGggaaaccatctatcttggaaG GGTGATTGGAGGAGCCATTGCAAGTGGAGGAGTTTTCGCCGTCGTGATTTGGGGTAAAGCCCAAGAAGATGAG gagGACATGGGTAAAGCCCAAGAAGATGAG gagGACATGGGTAAAGCCCAAGAAGATGAG gaGGACATGCATCAAAGACGTCCAAAACCAGCCTCATATTCTCGTAAAAGACAATCGTCACCTGGTACAACTACTTTGCATGAGCGACTATTAAGTTTGAAATACGAATATGATTCATACAAGTAA
- the LOC107428742 gene encoding WAT1-related protein At5g40210 isoform X2: MKGLGTTVVMVVIECLDVLLHTLTKSAINTGMSEFVYVFCSNALCFFFLLICSFFYYRMWTYLTLTYLVIGKMFLVGLLVIGKMFLVGLLSCTSQILKHVRTDLSCPTLATAISDLTPAFAFIIPIIWRKKDLDLTKKSSQAKSLGTIISIAGALIVTLYGVRLTSASPLPGKFLDQLLFSVQSKWVIAGFILLLQSFFHALTFVVQSSVMREYSEELIATLTDYPAEYPAELFATMREYPAELIATLSAYPAELIATMRKYLAELIATLFCCISMTIISAIVALIAERSNPDAWQIKSNIELIAIGFNAFGKAVHLSAVRKKGPIYRAAFKPLRPVIAFIFGIIFQGETIYLGRVIGGAIASGGVFAVVIWGKAQEDEEDMGKAQEDEEDMGKAQEDEVDEHGQQDPNDNSSSHTLSLLQNQNTAK; the protein is encoded by the exons atgaaagggCTGGGAACAACAGTGGTGATGGTGGTGATAGAGTGCCTGGATGTTCTATTGCACACCTTAACCAAATCTGCTATAAACACTGGGATGAGTGAATTTGTCTATGTTTTTTGCTCCAACGCCCTCtgtttcttcttcctccttattTGTTCCTTCTTCTATTACAG AATGTGGACTTACTTAACACTCACGTACCTCGTCATCGGCAAAATGTTTCTGGTTGGCTTGCTCGTCATCGGCAAAATGTTTCTGGTTGGCTTGCTCag TTGTACTTCTCAGATACTAAAGCATGTTAGAACAGACCTCAGCTGTCCCACTTTGGCAACAGCAATATCTGATCTCACACCAGCTTTTGCCTTCATCATTCCTATCATTtggag GAAGAAAGATTTAGACTTGACAAAGAAGAGTAGTCAAGCAAAGAGTCTTGGCACCATAATTTCAATAGCAGGGGCATTAATTGTAACTTTATATGGCGTACGTCTTACAAGTGCTTCTCCTCTGCCTGGGAAATTCCTCGATCAGCTTCTTTTCTCAGTTCAATCTAAATGGGTTATTGCGGGTTTTATACTTTTATTGCAGAGCTTTTTCCATGCACTTACTTTTGTAGTACag AGTTCGGTTATGAGGGAGTACTCTGAAGAGCTAATTGCAACCCTGACGGACTACCCTGCGGAGTACCCTGCAGAGCTATTTGCAACCATGAGGGAGTACCCTGCAGAGCTAATTGCAACCCTGAGTGCGTACCCTGCAGAGCTGATTGCAACCATGAGAAAGTACCTTGCAGAGCTAATTGCAACCCTGTTTTGTTGTATCTCTATGACCATAATATCTGCAATAGTAGCTCTGATTGCTGAGAGATCAAACCCAGATGCTTGGCAAATCAAGTCCAATATAGAGCTTATTGCGATTGGGTTTAAT GCATTTGGAAAAGCTGTTCATTTATCGGCGGTCCGCAAGAAGGGCCCCATATATCGTGCCGCGTTTAAACCACTTAGACCTGTCATTGCATTCATCTTTGGGATTATTTTTCAAGGggaaaccatctatcttggaaG GGTGATTGGAGGAGCCATTGCAAGTGGAGGAGTTTTCGCCGTCGTGATTTGGGGTAAAGCCCAAGAAGATGAG GAGGACATGGGTAAAGCCCAAGAAGATGAG gagGACATGGGTAAAGCCCAAGAAGATGAGGTAGACGAACATGGTCAACAAGACCCCAATGATAACTCATCCTCTCATACACTTTCTCTTCTACAAAATCAAAACACAGCAAAATAG